The sequence below is a genomic window from Microcebus murinus isolate Inina chromosome 4, M.murinus_Inina_mat1.0, whole genome shotgun sequence.
TCTTTGTTCCTCAAGCTGTAGATCAAGGGGTTCATCAAAGGAACTGTATTGGTGTAAAAGACAGAAGAGATTTTTCCCTGATCCATGGATTCAGCTGATGATGGTTTGAGGTACATATATATACCTGATCCAAAGAATAGAGAAACAGCAATTATGTGGGAGCTGCAGGTGCTGAAAGCTTTGGACCTGCCCTCCTTGGTCCTGATACAGAGGATGCTAGAGAGAATAAAACCATAAGAGATAAAGATGGTGAGAGTAGACACAGAGAAGATGATGCCTGCTGCAATGAAAACCACCAGCTCATTAATGTAGGTGCTGGTGCAGGAGAGCTGGAGCACAGGGAGGATGTCGCACAAATAGTGGTTGATGGTGTTTGCATCACAGAAGGTCAGTCTCAGCATGCACGCAGTGTGGGCTATGGCACCAGAGAAGGCCATCAAGTATGAACCAAGCATAAGGTTGCAACACACTTTAGGGGACATGGCAATGTTATACAAAAGTGGATTACAGAcggccacatagcggtcataggccattgATGTCAGCACATAAGTTTCAGAAATggcaaaaaagcagaaaaagaaaagctgtgtCATGCACCCCTGGTAGGAGATAATGTTCTTTTCTGATACAAAGTTCATCAGCATTTTGGGTGTAAACACAGAAGAATAACAGACGTCTATGAAGGACAAGTTAAAGAGGAaaaagtacatgggggtgtgaagGTGAGAATTCAGCCCAATTAGAGTTACCAAACCCAAATTTCCCAACACAGTGACCATATACATTgctagaaacagaaagaacaaagggAGTTGGAGACCTGGCTGGTCTGTTAATCCCGCCAGAATGAATTCAGTCACAAAGGAGCCATTTTCAGGAGCCATTCTTCTTTAAGGAATCTGTGGAGACAGGAAATAAGGGTTGCATTGGATTACAATCCAGCTTTTCCCACCATAGGTGCACTCAGAGTATGGGGTGTACACTGGGATTGTCTGAGACTAGCCCAACATAGACCCACAGAATCTGCCTCTACCACTGCGATGATACTGGTGGGCACTGACTTCCCCTCGTGAGAGACTTACTAAGCTAAATACAGCAAAAAGCACCACCAACTCAGCCCACAGCTTGTAGGGAGCAAGGCTCTGTCCCCCTAAGGTATGctaaaaaatcactgacatgaagCAGATTAATTTGAGAAAAAGACAGGCAAATTTATTTAGTGTGTATAGAAGGGAATCTTCAGAATGAAGGTTCAATTC
It includes:
- the LOC105864576 gene encoding olfactory receptor 8B8-like, whose protein sequence is MAPENGSFVTEFILAGLTDQPGLQLPLFFLFLAMYMVTVLGNLGLVTLIGLNSHLHTPMYFFLFNLSFIDVCYSSVFTPKMLMNFVSEKNIISYQGCMTQLFFFCFFAISETYVLTSMAYDRYVAVCNPLLYNIAMSPKVCCNLMLGSYLMAFSGAIAHTACMLRLTFCDANTINHYLCDILPVLQLSCTSTYINELVVFIAAGIIFSVSTLTIFISYGFILSSILCIRTKEGRSKAFSTCSSHIIAVSLFFGSGIYMYLKPSSAESMDQGKISSVFYTNTVPLMNPLIYSLRNKDVHLALRKTISRRKF